The window TCCAATTCTCAGGTAAGTTGTATATCTGTTGTTGTCTGTTGATTTTAGTTCATATCAATCGATCATATACACGAACAGTTCAATTCAACAGTAACTCAGTAGAGAGGCTAACGAGAGGTTTCCGtttctcaaatcaaaatcatcaacaCAGCAGATAGAAATTTGACGCTTTCAGTCTACCTCAATCAATTCTTGTGGCAGAAATTACCAAACTTTAATCATCGATCTTtcaaatttgataaaaatttcTTATTCGTCGGAACAGGTAAAGGCAGTTTATATTTTCTTTCGTCAAACTGTACTACTACGATACTAAGTCGACACTAATCTAATATATAAggttgcttttatgattttcttttaGTGGTTATTGGTTGATTACAATCGAGGTTCACTTCCGCTAGGGATTTATAGTTCAAGGTTCATGGAACTGGAGCAGAATGATGGCGCATATAGTTGTGAAATCAGGCTGGTTAGTTAGCTTCATTTGTCTGTCTTGCATTGTCTAAAATTGGGTCTGAAGAAATTATGAGAAATACTGACGGGAAAATCACAAGGACTAATTGCAGAGGGAGAATCCTCAGAGGCGCAAGGATAAAGTAGTTATTGGCTGTGGAGCTGGTTTTGGCGGGGACAGGTCGTTTGCGGCTGTCAAGCTTCTTCAGAGAGTAGAAGGGTTAGACTATCTCGTACTTGAATGTCTGGCAGAGCGGACCTTGGCCGATCGTTACCAAGTTATGGCATCTGGTGGAGATGGTTTTGATTCTCGAAGTACGTTGGTTCCTTAATTTCAGAATCTAactctctttttgtttgtttctctaTTTGTATGTTGTTGGTTTCCCTCCTTACATATGCATCCCAAACTTGTTTCAATAGTCTCATAAATAGAAAGTAATTCAAAAGAGAGGGTGGGGAGCAAGAGTAAGGAACACAGTTTGGTTGAAACAAGATAAAATTCATACTTGAACTAGCAATTTTTGGTTTGATCTGCACTTCTAGTGTATATATCATCAGCATTCTGCAATCTGAAATCATCTTGTTTGTGCTGTTCTGTCCTTCAATGGTTGTGTAGTTTCGGAGTGGATGTCCTTGCTTCTACCTTTGGCTGTGGAGAAGGGAACTTGTATAATTACAAACATGGGTGCAAGTAAGAAACTAACAACATCAAACATTAATCAATCTGCAAATTATTTCTGTTTTAATATAGATGGACCTGTTTGCACTGACATGCTGTATTTTGTTAATCAATGCATAAAATCTAATTGTGGAAAGTGGACCCACTTGGTGCACAGAAAAATGTCATTAACATAGCCACAAATTTAGGGCTTCATGTAACCGTGGCTGTGGCGTATGAAGTTGCTCTAACAAAATCAGGTATACCCTTATGTCCCCTGAAGAATATTTTCTCTATTCTGTAAAATGAAACTGTGCGCCAACTAGCACTTGTTGATGTCATTATTAATAACTCTGCTgatatatttaatttttgtatacaagtaaattatgtcattttctTGTTAAACAACAACATCCTAAGGCTTACAGATTGCTTTTTCCACTTTGTTCATATATTTCAGGCTCAGGGTCATTGGTTACCTCAGAAGGTGTAAGGATTCCGTACTCTTCGACATAATTATTCCTAACACTTTATTTTCTTCTAGTCACTTTGTTTAATTACACAAACACATATCAATGACTATACAAAATCACACCTTGCGCATGTAACTTATTTGTAAAATGTTGTGAAGGGCATGGCCACTTTTTATTTTCCTaaatattttggatattttaatATGAATTTGATCAAGTGAAAATATGTTTCTGTATTATGAAGTTGGGCCCAATATTCTTTCTGATGTATGTAGGGTGCCAGCACATATTTAGGAGCAGCTCCCATTGTCCAATGTCTAGAGAAGTATGAACCACATGTTATAATTACGTCACGGGTTGCTGATGCAGCATTATTCTTAGGCCCAATGGTATGGAATTCTTCTTTTATAATCCTAAGGTGCTTTTGATAATATTGAAGATTAAGCTATATTTGTTGTGTCAAGTGTACATGTGTAGCATTGTTGTTTGCCTGCCGTATAATTTCAGAATTTGACCATCTTGATGACCTTATTGTTTAATTCCAGCAAGATCTGAATATGAAATTATTTGTGCTACTTGTGAAATAGAACATTATAaatattagaaaaagaaaaaaatggaaggattaatatatgatgatgttgttgttgtattaatgtataattaatatatttgaGAAACAGATGCTATAGCAAGTTTCTTATAGTTTCAGGATATTAAGATATGTACATTAAATAAAGATGGATATGAATATACATGTACTATGGGAGGCTGTAACCAAGTCCATTGGTACTCtcacaaaatagagaaaagagaaaatgtgGGCAAAGGTCATATCTTTCTGTAACAAAATGGGAATGTTAATTGAACAAACATTATGTCTGACATTTTCAATTATATTTGGTTCCTCCATTTGTGTAGAATGTCATGCAGTTAATCAATTTTATAATTTACTTTTGAGTAATTATCCAAATAATCTATTTGGAATGTTTGTTAGGTCTATGAACTAGGATGGAATTGGAATGACTTACAGTTGCTGGCACAAGGATCTCTTGCTGGCCATCTTCTGGAGTGTGGCTGTCAACTCACAGGAGGGTACTTCATGCATCCAGGTGAACTATTGCATAACCGTTGCCTTTGCATAACTTTGTAATTAGACAGGTGGTGATTTTTCTAATGTATTCAAATGAAATCCCTACATCCTTGTCCTCCTTCAGTTTGTTATGATTCTGGGAAAAAGAATCTTGGGAAATTGTTGACTGTTCTATTATACAGGAAACTTTTAACTGTTACATGTAAGCCATCGCAGGGGATAAATACCTAGACCTATCTTTTGAGCTTCTTTTCGATTTATCACTTCATTTCGCTGAAGTTGGTTTTGATTGATTTTAACTCATATGTAATACCATTGCAGGGGATAAATACAGAGACCTATCTTTTGAGCTTCTTTTCGATTTATCACTTCCTTTCGCTGAAGTTGGTTTTGATGGAAGTGTATGCGTAGCAAAGGCAGAAGGCAGTGGAGGGGTTATAAGTTTTAGTACATGTGCTCAACAACTTATCTATGAGGTTGGAGATCCAGCTGCCTATATTACTCCCGATGTGGTAGGTCCACATATTGAGTCATCTTATACTAGCACTTAGTTGCAAAATATTGATATCTTTCCATAATAACAGGTTTTAGATTTTGGAAATGTTTCTTTCCATTCATTATCAAGAGACAAAGTTGCTTGTGTTGGTGCGAAACCATCTGATCAGTGTATTCCGGACAAACTGTTGAAGTTAATTCCAAAGGTAAGATCGTATTTGCACAATTTATGTCcactaaaaaaatttgaagcagAAAATAAGATATCCACTTCCAGTGTTGTCACAACTTTTAGCTCCTGAGTCTAGATAAAATTTAATCGGCCTTGAGCTGCACTTTGTAAGCTTCAATGCTAGCCATGTTTTCAAGTATGAGGATCAGATTCTGCAACCTGATGGAGTCAACTTAGGATCAGCGGAGCTTGATCCaccaatacgataccaatatCCTCAAAAATCCGCTGACCAGGTCTATTAACCCCTGTTTACCACCAATACTCAGCCAGGAACAACCAAACTCAGCCAACCAACTTGGGTTCGGCAGAATGGAATCAAACTCATTCCTGCATCCTGAGTTTTAAATCCTTGGTGCTAACCTAAAGCTTTCATAGGAATGAGGAATGTCACAATCCCTTATAATTGTGATTTGTAACTTTCCGACCTAATGTGTCCTTGTCCCTCTCCCAATCAATGCAGAAGATTCAGGTGGGTAGGTCATTAAATCAACAGGGCTGTAGTGATCTGACAATGTCCTTCTGTATTGTTGTCATTGGCTTGAATACCTAGCCAGTTTGCTTCGGAAGGCCATCCTGTTATACTATTTCCATGGGGGGAGGGATCTCTTGGATATAATTTGGTCCCTAGATTTTGGTCAGCTTAAATGAATCCTGTTCTGTCCACTGTATTTGGGCCATATCTTTTATTAACTCATAATACTCGTTCATTTTATCACCACTTCAACTGAAGTCTTTTTAGAACCATAACCTGCTCCGTACCACTCTTAATCAGTGCATTAGGTCTTTGCTGTCATGGCTGAACCATCTTGGTTGATTTCCCATTATTTTGTCGCCCATTAACACCACTTGCTAGTTCTCTCAAATGCATTGATTTTTGAATCCATTTTTCCTGGTCTTGAAATGTTAAGTATAATAATGCCAATGGGTTCTGAAACTACAGTTCTCTAGTTTTAATCTCAGCACTACAACCATTAAAGCTAATGAATGATGTACCACAGACTCTCTGAATACAAATTTCATGTGGTTCTAAGGCATGTGTTTTGCATGTATAACTGTTTCTGTGGGTGCTTGTGTCTGACAAATGCATTGATTTCAGTTAATTTAACCTCATGCGAAATGTAAAACCATGTAATCTTTTTCAATTATCCTCTTGCTTATTaccttaattaaaaatatattgCAGCCAGAACCCTGGGAAGCTACTAAAGCCACTTGTTACtataaaatttataaatttaaTATTTATCTTCTGGGGGAAATAAAACAGAAGTTGTTCTCCTCAGGATTATGGATGGAAAGGCTGGGGAGAGATATCCTATGGAGGATATGGATGTATAAAACGTGCTAAAGCAGCTGAGTTTCTGGTAAGTTAAACCTTTACACTTTTCATATCTGTGCCAAATGGGAGTTTCATTACTTACCTACCCTGTGGTTATTCATGATTATGACTTTACTTCTAAAAATTACTTATAAACAAGACTGgacattttattctttaaatttgattttatttttgtagtGATAATCTCTTTCATTTCATCAGGTTAGGTCATGGATGGAAGAAGTACTTCCTGGTGTTAATGAGCGTATTGTTTCCTATATTATAGGACTTGATAGCCTGAAAGCAACCAACATCAGTGAAGCCACATTGTTGGAACGAGACAGTGAAGACATAAGGCTACGCATGGATGGACTGTTTGAGCAGAAGGAGCATGCAGTTCAGTTTGTGAAAGAGTTCACTGCTTTATATACAAATGGACCAGCTGGTGGCGGTGGGATTAGGTTAATTTCTTATTGGCTTTTGATTGTCTTTATTTTAACATTGCTGACTGTGAGACTCTAATGTGCTAAAGGTATTTCAATGTAGTTGATATTTCCATTACACAATGGCATTGATTAGATTAGGAAAAGGTGGGAAATGGAAGTTATAAGCAtttaccaccccccccccccccaaaaaaaaaagaagaagaaaagaaataaaagcaaagtataaaatattataatggAGACGTGTCTGCATTGCTCGAGAACTATTATACTGGTTTGACTGTTTGTTGTCTATTATATGTGACTCTTTTAAGCATGATGGCAATGACCAATGGCAACTGTCAACCTATCACCAAAGCCACTATGGCCGTTAAAATCCATTAAGACGAAGTTGTAAGCTAAGGTTATGCCGTGCATGTAGGTTTGTATCTGTATTACATCACATGTCTTCTTCCTTGGGTGGTTTCAACTTCAAATAGTTGCAAAGTCTTCTAGTCAATCAACTTCTCTGAATCATgtgttagaatatatgggccagaataccgtaggggtattctggtcctttttcccactttatctcccactttctccctctttattttctgtttttattattctgtaatttgctttttatttctgtatttttccccttGTCGATCTCTATTAGAATAGACAAGGGGAGCACTCctagttgtttctatttctgttattagcactcctactttgattaggagttgtactctttgattctattactataaataaagggctaagTGATAGGATTaatcacttaagcattaatcaACTAGTTATTCTCTCTGCATGGTATCACAGCCACGATTGATCtaacctaaattttttttccccaccctcccatcgtgttctcttctctttcccctctctcttgatctcttttctcttccttctccttgcttcttctccttatctaagggcagcactgcagaggtgatcttatgatctagttgctgccccttctcacctctcttttttcATAATTCATGACCTAATTTTCCTGTTTGATGGCTGCTGCTGGTTCCCTCTTGCGGAAATTAGAGCTTCCAAATTTTATTGCAGATCGGGCCTGGGTTTATTGGGACTGCTTCTCCCTATATTGGAGCACTTCTGCGACACTGGACTGCTGTTTTCCAGCCTCATATTGGTACTGAAGGCCCCTTCTCCCATTCGATTTCTTATTTTCAAGGTTCTCCTACAACAAAACCCTGAGCCTTATCGATATTGGGATTAGGGCTGATTACAGTTGctgtttgtttttggttttattcttcATCAAAGGCATACCCTGCAGGCTCTTGGACTGATTCACCTGGCTTCATCTGCAGCATAGATTTTTGGTTTACTCTCCCCCCATCGattgctcttttttttgggtttcttccaAACTCTAACTTAATCAATATTGGGGAGGGCTCCTTGTTTGCTGCTGGTTTTTTGGGTGGTGTGTTTTCCATCCCTGGTTTGGCTTCTTCAGTGGCTTTCTCTGCTGATCAGCTCCTCTCTGCACTATGGGTGACTCCACTGATATCTCCACTGCCACATCTGATCAGGTTACCAATGACAAGTCTGATTTTCGTGATCTCCACCCTAACCCTATCAAGTTAGACGGCAGCAACTATCTTCTATGGTCTCGAtcagcctcttttgctattgctgtACGTGGCCTCACTGATTATATTGATGGGATTATTCCTATGCCGACTACCCCTAGTGCTGCCCGGACTAAATGGCTAGCCCACAATGGCCTtcttatgtcctatttggttggttctatgacttcagatcttgcacagggttttcttttacttgatacggcttctcagatttgggcaGCATGTAAGGAgacatatgggcagcttggtaatgatgctcaggtttatgagctTCGCAAGAAGGTTCTTCATACTACTTAAGGGGACCTAACTGTGTCTAAATATTATGCCACTCTCTgcagcctctggcagcaattggaccatttttcagaTTATCACCCTGATACCGTTGCCAACATAGTtgcatataagaagcatgttgacaagattcgggtttatgatttcttggctgggttgaatgttgaatatgactAGATacgtgttcaggtgttgggccattcaccttttcccacacttgaaaaaTCCTATGCCCTGGTCTCTTCAGAAGAAAACTGCAGTGGCTgctatgttacatcctcctATTTCGGACAGATCGGCTCTCCGCATCGCTGCCCGGCTCATCGCTACCCCTATTGGTACGTTATCTGTTGGTAGTTCTACTTCCAGTCCTATTACATGTGACCActgtcacaagccttatcacaccaaggacaaatgctggaagcttcatgggaaaccggctgactttgaagccaagcgggctgccaagaaaaaaccTAAGAGCAAGGCACATCAATCTGAATCTCTTGCTATAGCCCCAGCTAcggacattggtctatcccaggacgaTCTACAGGCTTTCCTGCGTGtactaaggtcttccgctgctgcggCCTCTACTACTTCCgctgctactgccaattcctcggctccttcaagttcttattttgcccggtcaggtatcccttttggtggtcattgtgcttctgtagcttcccatccctggataattgattccggagctacggatcacatgactggCTCTTCTAGCTTATTTTATAGAtactctcccacttctgggaaagacaaggtcaaagtggctgatggttccctttcctctatctctagAAAAGggatcatcaactgcacttcaaacctccctttgtcttctgttttacatatccctaattttactactaacctcctttccattagtagtattactcatgatcttaactgcaaggtaaccttttttccttcccattgtgtttttcaggatctggagtctgggaagatgattggattgggtaaagttcatggtgggctgtatctgcttgatgatggtcatctCTCTCCACCGGTAACTTCTCCActgcatcagaactccttggtctcttctgaactttaccaatggcactctagattaggtcaccctccatcaggaattttagcacatttatttccttctttagtcaccaaatgtaataaggataactttttttgtgaggcttgtgttctggccaaacagacacgtgcaactttttctttatcagataaaaggagttcttcttgttttaatttggtgcattcggatgtttggggacctagtcgtaagacctctatttctggccaccgttggtttgtttcatttAGTGATTGTCATTCTCGTAATACTTGGATTTATCTTCTTCAGTCTAAAaacaagttttttcttgttttcaatattttcataaaatgatccagacCCAATTCCAGGCCACTCATAAGGttttacggagtgataatgACACTGAATATaaagaatcccaatttcaacagtaccttgctgatcatgggattatacatcagactagttgtgttgataccctagcccaaaatggtgtggcgaaagaaagaatcgccacttgttggaagtggcgGAGCTTTAATGTTTGCTCGccatgttccatcccaatattggggtgatCTTGTTCTTCTGCAGACTTACCTTATTAATAGGTTGCCTTCACGGGTTTTGGATTCCCGTAGCCCCGCTGACCTTTTACTTGGTGATTCCTCTTTTGTGGTCCCTCCTAAGGTCTTTGGtcgtgtctgttatgctagggatactcattcccctggcaaacttgaaccccgggggttgaggtgtatttttttgggttattcttcAACCtagaaaggttacaagtgttaccaccctcctacccgccgtactatggtcagtatggatgtggttttccatgaaaccctttcctattattcttccccgcctcttcagggggagcactctagtgaagatgtggttcatcCTCTTGGGTTTCCCTTCCCAGCATCACCTATAGCCACCAACCAGCCTCCCATAACTGCTGTCTAGCCTCCCGAGgttgctgtccagcctcccatggctgctgccccttcaccTGGGGGGATTCCAATACAAGGGGAGACCTTGGAAATAGGTGGTGGTAATgttcctactcagggggagctgactccagtacaGAGGACCATTCGTAACTTTCAGAGGACCATTGACAATTCCACCATTCTCACTTATAACCGGAGATGTTCTAACAGAGGGCAGAATTAGTCTACTGCAGCACCGATACCCATCTAGTTGCCgcctcaggatccagatcctcctcctGGTGAGCCCTCCTCTTCTGATCTACCCATCGCACATCGCAAAGGTACCAGGACTTGCCCTTTACAACCTATTtcccgttttgtttcttatagttctctttctccttcttttcgtacttttgtttcctccctttcttctgtttccattcctaaaaattggcaggaagcatctatagatgggaagtggaaggcagcaatgttggaagaaatgagagcattgaacaaaaacaatacgtgggatcttgtagctcttcctccagggaaaaaaccagtgggttgtaaatgggtgtttgtggtcaagcagaaggcagatggtacagtggatcggtacaaggcacgtctagttgctaaaggctttactcagacatatggcattgactaccaggagactttcgcACCAGTAGCAAAAGTCAATACTGTCAGGGTATTGCTATCCTGTGCTGTAAACCTTagatgggatcttcagcagttggatgtgaagaatgccttcctctatgGTGAACTAagagaagaggtatatatggacattcctccaggtttttcaagtcctgctaccaagggtaaggtttgtcaactgaagcgtgcactctatggcttgaagcagtcaccaagagcttggttcggtagaTTTCACAGGGCTATGCTTTCAGTGGGCTACCAgcaaagcaatgttgatcataccttgttcatcaaacgtatgggtgatagggttactctcctcatagtttatgttgatgatattgtagtgaccgacaatgatggtgatgagataaAAAGGTTGAAGCTgtttcttggccgtgagtttgaaattaaggatctggggactctaaaatattttctagggatagaggttgctcgctcttcaaagggcatattTCTGTCTCAGAGAAAGTATGTCTTGGATCTACTATCTGAAACTGggctgctagggtgtcatccttcagacACTCCCATAGAAGCTACGCCAAGACTTATGGAGAAAGAAGGCacaccagttgacaaaggtcgttatcagctGTTGGTCGGCAAACTTATCTACTTATCTCACACTCGGCCAGACATTGCCATTGCAGTTAGTatggtcagccagtttatgcatgacccttattcttctcatatggaggtggTTCTTCGCATCTTACGATACTTGAAATCTGCTCCGGGACAAGGAATTCTTTTATCttccaatggtcatctgaaggttgaagcatacactgatgcagattgggttgGTTCATGTGATCGGAAGTCCATctctggatattgctcttttgtaggaggtaacctcgtcacctggcgtagtaagaaacagaatgtggtggctaggtccagTGCTGAGGTTGAATTCCGTGTGATGGCGCATGGCATCTGTGAATTGTTGTGGCTTAAAGGG is drawn from Telopea speciosissima isolate NSW1024214 ecotype Mountain lineage chromosome 1, Tspe_v1, whole genome shotgun sequence and contains these coding sequences:
- the LOC122663151 gene encoding uncharacterized protein LOC122663151 isoform X2 translates to MELEQNDGAYSCEIRLRENPQRRKDKVVIGCGAGFGGDRSFAAVKLLQRVEGLDYLVLECLAERTLADRYQVMASGGDGFDSRISEWMSLLLPLAVEKGTCIITNMGAMDPLGAQKNVINIATNLGLHVTVAVAYEVALTKSGSGSLVTSEGGASTYLGAAPIVQCLEKYEPHVIITSRVADAALFLGPMVYELGWNWNDLQLLAQGSLAGHLLECGCQLTGGYFMHPGDKYRDLSFELLFDLSLPFAEVGFDGSVCVAKAEGSGGVISFSTCAQQLIYEVGDPAAYITPDVDYGWKGWGEISYGGYGCIKRAKAAEFLVRSWMEEVLPGVNERIVSYIIGLDSLKATNISEATLLERDSEDIRLRMDGLFEQKEHAVQFVKEFTALYTNGPAGGGGISTGHKKEIILEKELVGRESVLWKTGAEVTEVMDSSLETSPKNDRVKDHSLHGTHLEASKEKTAFGAHMELPSLKVEVVPAPAGQRIPLYHVAHGRAGDKGNDLNFSLIPHFPSDIERLKTVITPEWVKQVVLSLLGMSSSCDPDAIKKRNCWVNEHVKVEIYEVKGIQSLNVMVRNILDGGVNCSRRIDRHGKTISDLILCQQVVLPL
- the LOC122663151 gene encoding uncharacterized protein LOC122663151 isoform X1 yields the protein MELEQNDGAYSCEIRLRENPQRRKDKVVIGCGAGFGGDRSFAAVKLLQRVEGLDYLVLECLAERTLADRYQVMASGGDGFDSRISEWMSLLLPLAVEKGTCIITNMGAMDPLGAQKNVINIATNLGLHVTVAVAYEVALTKSGSGSLVTSEGGASTYLGAAPIVQCLEKYEPHVIITSRVADAALFLGPMVYELGWNWNDLQLLAQGSLAGHLLECGCQLTGGYFMHPGDKYRDLSFELLFDLSLPFAEVGFDGSVCVAKAEGSGGVISFSTCAQQLIYEVGDPAAYITPDVVLDFGNVSFHSLSRDKVACVGAKPSDQCIPDKLLKLIPKDYGWKGWGEISYGGYGCIKRAKAAEFLVRSWMEEVLPGVNERIVSYIIGLDSLKATNISEATLLERDSEDIRLRMDGLFEQKEHAVQFVKEFTALYTNGPAGGGGISTGHKKEIILEKELVGRESVLWKTGAEVTEVMDSSLETSPKNDRVKDHSLHGTHLEASKEKTAFGAHMELPSLKVEVVPAPAGQRIPLYHVAHGRAGDKGNDLNFSLIPHFPSDIERLKTVITPEWVKQVVLSLLGMSSSCDPDAIKKRNCWVNEHVKVEIYEVKGIQSLNVMVRNILDGGVNCSRRIDRHGKTISDLILCQQVVLPL
- the LOC122663151 gene encoding uncharacterized protein LOC122663151 isoform X3; the protein is MELEQNDGAYSCEIRLRENPQRRKDKVVIGCGAGFGGDRSFAAVKLLQRVEGLDYLVLECLAERTLADRYQVMASGGDGFDSRISEWMSLLLPLAVEKGTCIITNMGAMDPLGAQKNVINIATNLGLHVTVAVAYEVALTKSGSGSLVTSEGGASTYLGAAPIVQCLEKYEPHVIITSRVADAALFLGPMDGIGMTYSCWHKDLLLAIFWSVAVNSQEGTSCIQDYGWKGWGEISYGGYGCIKRAKAAEFLVRSWMEEVLPGVNERIVSYIIGLDSLKATNISEATLLERDSEDIRLRMDGLFEQKEHAVQFVKEFTALYTNGPAGGGGISTGHKKEIILEKELVGRESVLWKTGAEVTEVMDSSLETSPKNDRVKDHSLHGTHLEASKEKTAFGAHMELPSLKVEVVPAPAGQRIPLYHVAHGRAGDKGNDLNFSLIPHFPSDIERLKTVITPEWVKQVVLSLLGMSSSCDPDAIKKRNCWVNEHVKVEIYEVKGIQSLNVMVRNILDGGVNCSRRIDRHGKTISDLILCQQVVLPL